In Pseudonocardia sp. C8, one genomic interval encodes:
- a CDS encoding xanthine dehydrogenase family protein molybdopterin-binding subunit, with translation MRGSILGTRVRRVEDADLITGASSFVGNLQLEGLLHAVFVRSPLAHGRITGIDVAAAASAPGVVAVFTAADLDLPAHHGYMVVNPQLPRPPLATDRVRFVGEPVALVVAESKAAAVDAAELVEVDYDPLPAVVDPEAALEQGAELQFPELGTNLVAGARSAPEPDPLADAELVVRARMVNQRIAVVPMEGNAVVADPTGDGEHELVVHISTQMPHGVRAQLCDVFGLPAEKVRVIAPHVGGGFGGKPAITAEHTATVGAARALGRPVAWVETRSENLVSMPHGRGQVGYYELGLTRQGKITGLRARVLGDAGGWAGFGGVLPIYMTYLMAPGVYDVPVVGYDAAAVVTNTTPMGAFRGAGRPEAAAHLERIMDIAAAELDMDPVELRRRNLLDPASFPFTTRTGAVYDSGDYDLPLTEALRLAGYEKLREEQATRRANGDPVQLGIGVGVYVEVTSPGGGSEFGSVQVYPDGSATVSAGTSAHGQGHATAFAMLVSDTLGIPLDKISYVQSDTAVVPRGGGTGGSKSLQLGGSAVSAAATDVLEQARRQAAALLEAAVDDIELTEDGRFGVAGVPSAAVTWVQVAAAAQEAGKELAAGLDVAQGGATFPFGAHVSVVEVDTETGRVTPRQHVAVDDCGRILNPLLVEGQQHGGLAQGIAQALYEEVVYDPEGQPLTATLADYRMPSAADLFDFETATTETPTALNALGAKGIGESATIGSTPAVQNAVVDALSHLGVRHIDLPCTPERVWRAVQDARAGRLPDLWSEPPPAVFDDLPIRGGAEPEDAGGI, from the coding sequence ATGCGAGGATCGATTCTCGGGACCCGGGTTCGCAGGGTGGAGGACGCCGACCTGATCACCGGCGCCTCGTCGTTCGTGGGCAACCTGCAGCTCGAGGGCCTCCTGCATGCCGTGTTCGTCCGGTCGCCGCTGGCGCACGGGCGGATCACCGGCATCGACGTGGCGGCCGCGGCATCGGCGCCGGGGGTGGTCGCCGTGTTCACCGCCGCGGATCTGGACCTGCCGGCGCACCACGGCTACATGGTCGTGAACCCGCAGCTGCCGCGGCCGCCGCTGGCCACGGACCGGGTGCGGTTCGTCGGCGAGCCGGTGGCGCTCGTCGTCGCGGAGTCGAAGGCGGCCGCCGTCGACGCGGCCGAACTGGTGGAGGTCGACTACGACCCGTTGCCCGCCGTCGTCGACCCGGAGGCGGCGCTCGAGCAGGGCGCCGAGCTGCAGTTCCCGGAGCTCGGCACGAACCTGGTGGCCGGGGCGCGCTCGGCACCCGAGCCGGACCCGCTCGCCGACGCGGAGCTCGTGGTTCGGGCGCGAATGGTCAACCAGCGGATCGCGGTCGTGCCGATGGAGGGCAACGCCGTCGTCGCCGACCCGACCGGGGACGGGGAGCACGAGCTGGTCGTGCACATCTCCACGCAGATGCCGCACGGCGTCCGCGCCCAGCTGTGCGACGTGTTCGGGCTGCCCGCGGAGAAGGTGCGGGTGATCGCGCCGCACGTCGGAGGCGGGTTCGGGGGCAAGCCGGCGATCACCGCCGAGCACACCGCGACCGTCGGTGCCGCGCGTGCCCTGGGCCGGCCGGTCGCGTGGGTGGAGACACGGTCGGAGAACCTCGTGTCGATGCCGCACGGGCGGGGCCAGGTCGGCTACTACGAGCTGGGCCTGACGCGGCAGGGGAAGATCACCGGGTTGCGGGCCAGGGTGCTCGGCGACGCCGGCGGCTGGGCCGGTTTCGGCGGGGTGCTGCCGATCTACATGACCTACCTGATGGCGCCCGGGGTGTACGACGTCCCGGTGGTCGGATACGACGCCGCGGCGGTGGTCACCAACACCACGCCGATGGGCGCGTTCCGCGGCGCGGGCCGGCCGGAGGCCGCCGCCCACCTGGAACGGATCATGGACATCGCGGCCGCGGAGCTGGACATGGACCCGGTGGAGCTCCGCAGGCGCAACCTCCTGGACCCGGCGTCCTTCCCGTTCACGACGCGGACGGGCGCGGTGTACGACAGCGGCGACTACGACCTGCCGCTGACCGAGGCGCTGCGCCTGGCCGGCTACGAGAAGCTGCGGGAGGAACAGGCCACCCGCCGCGCGAACGGCGACCCGGTGCAACTCGGTATCGGTGTGGGCGTCTACGTCGAGGTCACCTCGCCCGGCGGCGGATCCGAGTTCGGCTCGGTGCAGGTGTACCCGGACGGTTCGGCGACGGTGTCGGCCGGGACCTCCGCGCACGGTCAGGGGCACGCGACGGCGTTCGCGATGCTCGTCTCCGACACGCTCGGCATCCCGCTGGACAAGATCAGCTACGTGCAGTCCGACACGGCCGTGGTGCCGCGCGGTGGCGGCACCGGCGGCTCGAAATCCCTGCAGCTGGGCGGTAGCGCCGTCTCGGCGGCCGCCACCGACGTGCTGGAGCAGGCCCGCCGGCAGGCCGCGGCGCTGCTGGAGGCCGCGGTCGACGACATCGAGCTCACCGAGGACGGGCGCTTCGGCGTGGCCGGGGTGCCGAGCGCCGCGGTCACGTGGGTGCAGGTTGCCGCCGCCGCGCAGGAGGCGGGGAAGGAGCTGGCCGCCGGCCTGGACGTCGCCCAGGGCGGGGCGACCTTCCCGTTCGGCGCGCACGTGTCGGTGGTCGAGGTGGACACCGAGACCGGTCGGGTGACCCCGCGCCAGCACGTCGCGGTCGACGACTGCGGGCGGATCCTGAACCCGCTGCTCGTGGAGGGCCAGCAGCACGGTGGTCTGGCCCAGGGCATCGCGCAGGCGCTGTACGAGGAGGTCGTGTACGACCCCGAGGGGCAGCCGCTGACCGCGACCCTGGCCGACTACCGGATGCCCAGCGCGGCGGACCTGTTCGACTTCGAGACCGCCACGACCGAGACCCCGACGGCGCTGAACGCGCTCGGCGCGAAGGGAATCGGGGAGTCGGCCACGATCGGCTCGACCCCGGCCGTGCAGAACGCCGTGGTCGACGCGCTGAGCCACCTCGGTGTGAGGCACATCGACCTGCCGTGCACCCCGGAACGGGTGTGGCGGGCGGTGCAGGACGCCCGCGCCGGTCGGCTGCCCGACCTGTGGAGCGAGCCGCCGCCCGCGGTGTTCGACGACCTGCCGATCCGTGGGGGTGCCGAGCCGGAGGACGCCGGCGGGATCTGA
- a CDS encoding NDMA-dependent alcohol dehydrogenase, with translation MKRTLAAVVDQGGAEFALRELNVADPGLNEVQIRFVASGLCHSDFHMIDGVKDGRTPVLGGRKPIVVGHEGAGVIEAVGPGVTRLAPGDHVVCSFMPACGACRYCATGRTSLCDWGANSMDGTFPDGKFRYTDDDGRGYGSIAMLGTFSRYATVQQQSVIKIDDWLPLESAVLVGCGVPTGWGTATSAGAVHVGDTVVVYGVGGIGINAVQGAAHAGAKYVVVVDPVEFKRETALKLGATHAFTDPVEAAEKVNEITWGQGADQALVTVGVVREKVVQDAFDVVGKGGTVVVTGLGAPEDLTIHVSGAVMTKYEKTIKGSMFGTLNPHYDIVKLLRLYDAGILKLDELRTRTYRLEDVNEGYQDMIDGKIIRGVILHD, from the coding sequence ATGAAGAGAACCCTTGCTGCGGTGGTCGACCAGGGCGGTGCCGAATTCGCGCTGCGGGAACTCAACGTTGCCGATCCCGGGCTGAACGAGGTCCAGATCCGATTCGTGGCGTCCGGGTTGTGTCACTCGGACTTCCACATGATCGACGGTGTCAAGGACGGGAGGACACCGGTGCTCGGTGGTCGCAAACCGATCGTCGTGGGCCACGAGGGCGCCGGCGTCATCGAGGCCGTCGGGCCAGGGGTCACCCGTCTCGCACCCGGCGACCACGTCGTGTGCAGTTTCATGCCGGCATGCGGTGCGTGCCGGTATTGCGCGACCGGCCGTACCAGCCTCTGTGACTGGGGCGCGAACTCGATGGACGGGACGTTCCCGGACGGGAAGTTCCGGTACACCGACGACGACGGTCGTGGATACGGCAGCATCGCGATGCTCGGCACTTTCTCCCGGTACGCGACGGTGCAGCAGCAGTCGGTGATCAAGATCGACGACTGGCTGCCGCTGGAGTCCGCGGTCCTGGTCGGCTGCGGGGTGCCCACCGGATGGGGCACGGCGACGTCGGCCGGTGCGGTCCATGTCGGGGACACCGTGGTCGTCTACGGGGTCGGCGGGATCGGGATCAACGCGGTACAGGGCGCCGCGCACGCCGGCGCGAAGTACGTCGTCGTCGTGGACCCGGTCGAGTTCAAGCGGGAGACCGCGCTGAAGCTGGGCGCCACCCACGCGTTCACCGACCCGGTGGAGGCTGCCGAGAAGGTCAACGAGATCACCTGGGGCCAGGGCGCGGACCAGGCCCTGGTCACCGTCGGCGTCGTTCGCGAGAAGGTCGTCCAGGACGCGTTCGACGTGGTCGGCAAGGGCGGCACGGTCGTGGTGACCGGTCTCGGCGCCCCCGAGGACCTGACGATCCACGTATCGGGCGCAGTCATGACGAAGTACGAGAAAACCATCAAGGGCTCGATGTTCGGCACCCTCAACCCGCACTACGACATCGTCAAACTGCTCCGGCTCTACGACGCAGGAATCCTCAAGCTCGACGAGCTGCGAACCAGGACCTACCGCCTCGAAGACGTCAACGAGGGCTACCAGGACATGATCGACGGCAAGATCATTCGCGGAGTGATCCTCCACGACTAG
- a CDS encoding Rieske 2Fe-2S domain-containing protein, with translation MAITTEEQELLVRTGPGTPMGELFRRYWMPAFLAERLPEADCPPIAIKILGERLVAFRDSSGRVGILDEACPHRGASLAYGRCEEGGLRCIYHGWKVDADGNLLEAPPERNQELFAGKIKQTSYPTREAGGLIWVYMGPREEMPEFPHWRFCDLPDDHIMAVHYNQPTNWFQALEGDIDAPHASYLHLSMKAYRERHTVEDAFAAFFGFHRSPDGHAKHMPWGVETIWGYPMEDPERPGETRTDVEAFLVHPYIAPASSIVAGGEALGIPFIWHGWTPIDDENHLVYYVHYDPDKPLTPEIREEINHDFGHHKIDKDDEYRTIANLRNHHFQDRKKQKTETYSGIDGIAAQDIAVIQSQGRILDRSTEHLGVEDIGVTAVRKFLLRAIKAVQDGRPAPKALSAEHYAQLDGYVGVVPKGSDWRELARNQTAAEPTAAV, from the coding sequence ATGGCCATCACCACGGAGGAGCAGGAGCTCCTCGTCCGCACCGGTCCCGGCACGCCGATGGGGGAGCTCTTCCGTCGCTACTGGATGCCCGCGTTCCTCGCCGAGCGGCTCCCGGAGGCGGACTGCCCGCCGATCGCGATCAAGATCCTCGGTGAGCGCCTCGTGGCGTTCCGCGACTCGTCCGGCCGGGTCGGCATCCTCGACGAGGCGTGCCCGCACCGCGGGGCGTCACTGGCCTACGGTCGCTGCGAGGAGGGCGGCCTTCGTTGCATCTACCACGGCTGGAAGGTCGACGCCGACGGCAACCTCCTCGAGGCGCCGCCTGAGCGCAACCAGGAACTGTTCGCCGGGAAGATCAAGCAGACGTCCTACCCGACCCGCGAGGCCGGGGGTCTCATCTGGGTCTACATGGGACCCCGTGAGGAGATGCCGGAGTTCCCGCACTGGCGGTTCTGCGACCTGCCCGACGACCACATCATGGCGGTGCACTACAACCAGCCGACGAACTGGTTCCAGGCGCTCGAGGGTGACATCGACGCCCCGCACGCGTCCTACCTGCACCTGTCGATGAAGGCCTACCGCGAGCGGCACACCGTCGAGGACGCGTTCGCGGCGTTCTTCGGGTTCCACCGCTCCCCGGACGGGCACGCCAAGCACATGCCCTGGGGTGTCGAGACGATCTGGGGCTACCCGATGGAGGACCCGGAGCGCCCGGGTGAGACCCGGACCGACGTCGAGGCCTTCCTCGTCCACCCCTACATCGCCCCGGCATCCAGCATCGTCGCCGGTGGTGAGGCACTGGGCATCCCGTTCATCTGGCACGGCTGGACCCCGATCGACGACGAGAACCACCTCGTCTACTACGTCCACTACGACCCGGACAAGCCGCTCACCCCGGAGATCCGGGAGGAGATCAACCACGACTTCGGCCACCACAAGATCGACAAGGACGACGAGTACCGCACGATCGCGAACCTGCGGAACCACCACTTCCAGGACCGCAAGAAGCAGAAGACCGAGACGTACTCCGGGATCGACGGGATCGCCGCCCAGGACATCGCCGTCATCCAGTCCCAGGGCCGGATCCTCGACCGGAGCACCGAGCACCTCGGCGTCGAGGACATCGGGGTGACCGCCGTCCGCAAGTTCCTGCTGCGGGCGATCAAGGCGGTACAGGACGGCAGACCGGCACCGAAGGCCCTGTCGGCCGAGCACTACGCCCAGCTCGACGGCTACGTCGGCGTCGTCCCGAAGGGCAGCGACTGGCGCGAGCTCGCCCGCAACCAGACCGCCGCGGAGCCCACCGCCGCGGTCTGA
- a CDS encoding Rid family hydrolase, which yields MTSSVNFVHERHRASAGIPAEEEYRFSRAVRVGDRVIVSGCPAIGPDGQLDPALKGDMYGQCRVAIEMIEKVLGDLDSSLDHVVKVNFYITDAQYGADAVRAMRDFFGRARPAATLVGTPFLFGSDFLVEIEVEAVD from the coding sequence ATGACCAGTAGCGTGAACTTCGTCCACGAGCGTCACCGGGCCTCGGCCGGCATCCCCGCCGAGGAGGAGTACCGGTTCTCCCGTGCGGTGCGGGTCGGCGACCGGGTGATCGTGTCCGGTTGCCCGGCCATCGGTCCGGACGGCCAGCTGGACCCGGCGCTCAAGGGCGACATGTACGGGCAGTGCCGGGTGGCGATCGAGATGATCGAGAAGGTGCTCGGTGACCTCGACTCGTCGCTCGACCACGTGGTGAAGGTGAACTTCTACATCACCGACGCGCAGTACGGTGCGGACGCGGTACGGGCCATGCGGGACTTCTTCGGGCGCGCGCGCCCGGCCGCCACGCTGGTGGGCACCCCGTTCCTGTTCGGATCGGACTTCCTCGTCGAGATCGAGGTCGAGGCGGTTGACTGA
- a CDS encoding SDR family NAD(P)-dependent oxidoreductase, with protein MRRFVVTGGASGIGRATVLAMIDRGWSVGVIDLNEHALAALAEERAEATAEGRLVTSRADVSAEPEMQDAVESFAGGFGGLDGIVNNAGVGGAFGPVVDLRVEDWDATFAVLTRGVFLGIKHTARILIRQGGGGSIVNVGSAAGMVGDAGPQAYSAAKAAVVHMGRVFAAELAPHRISVNTVNPGLIETPLNPTSGSRPESMFATAQPWPEVGRPEHLAQAILFFASEETGFITGEALCIDGGLTSVGARLGTVTGTNSLGFGVVGMNHGTTGRKPEVHGEASAPPGEV; from the coding sequence ATGCGCAGATTCGTCGTGACCGGAGGCGCCAGTGGCATCGGCCGTGCCACAGTGCTGGCGATGATCGACCGAGGGTGGTCCGTCGGTGTCATCGACCTGAACGAGCACGCGCTGGCCGCCCTCGCCGAGGAGCGCGCCGAGGCCACTGCCGAGGGCAGGCTGGTGACCAGTCGCGCCGACGTCTCCGCCGAGCCGGAGATGCAGGACGCCGTCGAGTCCTTCGCAGGGGGCTTCGGCGGCCTCGACGGCATCGTCAACAACGCCGGCGTCGGCGGAGCGTTCGGGCCGGTCGTCGACCTGCGCGTCGAGGACTGGGACGCCACGTTCGCGGTGCTGACCCGAGGGGTGTTCCTCGGCATCAAGCACACCGCGCGGATCCTGATTCGGCAGGGGGGCGGCGGGTCCATCGTGAACGTCGGGTCCGCCGCGGGCATGGTGGGCGACGCCGGCCCCCAGGCGTACTCGGCGGCGAAGGCGGCGGTCGTGCACATGGGACGGGTCTTCGCCGCCGAGCTCGCACCGCACCGGATCAGTGTCAATACCGTCAACCCGGGGCTGATCGAGACTCCGCTCAACCCGACCAGTGGCTCGCGGCCGGAGTCGATGTTCGCCACGGCACAGCCGTGGCCCGAGGTGGGGCGGCCCGAGCATCTCGCGCAGGCCATCCTGTTCTTCGCATCGGAGGAGACCGGGTTCATCACCGGCGAGGCGCTCTGCATCGACGGCGGACTGACCTCCGTCGGGGCACGGCTGGGCACGGTGACCGGCACCAACTCGCTCGGGTTCGGTGTGGTCGGGATGAACCACGGGACGACCGGCAGGAAGCCCGAGGTGCACGGCGAGGCCTCGGCTCCGCCGGGCGAGGTGTGA
- a CDS encoding MFS transporter — MKTTPYQLATILFCVAVNALDGYDVFIMGYALPYLPAELASPVDKGYLLSSALVGLGVGAMFLARFADIYGRRPVFIAGLLLNTAGLLGSALAPNFGVLLTSRFFTGLAVGVIGTVCIVTCQEMAPASKRSMAVGMVMFGYPVGSFVAGTFGTAVLGLFGGAWQGFFWLGTLLSGLLLVVCIVFMPESVMFLQKKPDAASQEKYRALAGRMHLEEEPARAPSEATGSEKVRLLGRRYRAQTLYLWTGYTFLTAAFYFIGSWTPQLISNASGDKGAGALAGVMVSVGTMAGALLFGYLGLRRPAAFLSWVSVAIAMVALVGFALVLQGFFALGMAVVMSAGLFVALSAYAGASGTVYPAAGRASGYGTMLGMGRVGAIVAPIIGGYVVTLVSPNAMFLGVLIPMGLAVVCSMLLQRSMRVANDTRDVEAANA, encoded by the coding sequence GTGAAGACAACGCCATACCAACTCGCAACGATCTTGTTCTGCGTCGCGGTGAACGCGCTGGACGGCTACGACGTGTTCATCATGGGCTACGCGCTGCCGTACCTTCCCGCCGAACTGGCCTCACCGGTGGATAAGGGCTACCTGCTGAGCTCGGCACTCGTCGGCCTGGGCGTGGGAGCCATGTTCCTGGCGCGGTTCGCCGACATCTACGGCCGGCGCCCCGTGTTCATCGCCGGCCTCCTCCTGAACACCGCGGGGCTGCTCGGGTCGGCGCTGGCGCCGAACTTCGGGGTCCTGCTCACCTCGCGGTTCTTCACCGGCCTGGCGGTCGGCGTGATCGGCACGGTCTGCATCGTCACCTGCCAGGAGATGGCGCCGGCGTCCAAGCGGAGCATGGCGGTCGGCATGGTGATGTTCGGCTATCCCGTGGGGAGCTTCGTCGCGGGAACGTTCGGGACGGCCGTGCTCGGCCTGTTCGGTGGCGCGTGGCAGGGGTTCTTCTGGCTGGGGACCCTGCTCAGCGGACTGCTGCTCGTCGTCTGCATCGTCTTCATGCCGGAGTCGGTGATGTTCCTGCAGAAGAAGCCGGACGCCGCCTCGCAGGAGAAGTACCGGGCGCTCGCCGGGCGCATGCACCTCGAGGAGGAGCCGGCCAGGGCTCCCTCGGAGGCGACCGGCTCGGAGAAGGTACGGCTGCTCGGCCGCCGGTACCGCGCGCAGACGCTGTACCTGTGGACCGGCTACACCTTCCTCACCGCGGCGTTCTACTTCATCGGCTCGTGGACCCCGCAGCTCATCAGCAACGCCAGCGGCGACAAGGGCGCGGGCGCCCTCGCCGGAGTCATGGTCAGCGTCGGCACGATGGCGGGTGCGCTGCTCTTCGGGTACCTGGGACTGCGCCGGCCTGCGGCGTTCCTGTCCTGGGTGTCGGTCGCGATCGCCATGGTCGCGCTCGTCGGGTTCGCGCTCGTCCTGCAGGGATTCTTCGCCCTGGGCATGGCGGTCGTGATGAGCGCCGGCCTGTTCGTCGCCCTGTCGGCCTACGCGGGGGCCTCGGGCACCGTGTACCCGGCCGCCGGACGGGCGTCGGGCTACGGCACGATGCTCGGGATGGGGCGGGTCGGCGCCATCGTCGCGCCGATCATCGGTGGCTACGTCGTCACGCTGGTCTCCCCCAACGCCATGTTCCTGGGAGTGCTGATCCCGATGGGGCTGGCGGTCGTGTGCTCGATGCTGCTGCAGCGGTCCATGCGCGTGGCGAACGACACCCGCGACGTCGAGGCGGCGAACGCGTAG
- a CDS encoding alpha/beta hydrolase: MDVGAGWTPDRCDRRTTDMQTTDVTFPSAGLALAGILFTPDEAVPGRMPAIVVSHPGGGVKEQTASIYARRLAEAGYAALVFDAAYQGESEGAPRGLENPFQRSEDVRAAVTYLTTRDDVDPERIGALGICASGGYVPFAAQTDHRMKAVATVSAVDIRSLLVEGLGRTQGPEVLQGLLEQAGALRTAEAGGAAPAVLNWAPEGPEGLEEAPTLYREAQDYYRTPRGGHERSTNEWPLRSIDQIAQFDPYAMIDLIAPRPLLMIVGSDADTAYFSREAVEKAAEPKELFEIDGATHVSLYDRDEHVTPAVAKLTDFFGKHLAG; the protein is encoded by the coding sequence GTGGACGTCGGAGCGGGGTGGACCCCGGATCGATGCGACAGGAGAACGACGGACATGCAGACGACGGACGTGACCTTCCCCAGCGCGGGTCTCGCTCTGGCAGGGATCCTCTTCACCCCCGACGAGGCGGTGCCCGGCCGGATGCCCGCGATTGTGGTCTCCCACCCGGGTGGCGGCGTGAAGGAGCAGACCGCGAGCATCTACGCGCGGCGGCTGGCCGAGGCCGGATACGCCGCGCTGGTGTTCGACGCCGCGTACCAGGGCGAGAGCGAAGGTGCGCCACGCGGGCTGGAGAATCCCTTCCAGCGTTCCGAGGACGTGCGCGCGGCGGTCACCTACCTCACCACCCGTGACGACGTCGACCCCGAGCGGATCGGAGCGCTCGGTATCTGCGCCTCCGGTGGCTACGTGCCGTTTGCCGCGCAGACCGATCACCGGATGAAAGCGGTCGCCACGGTCAGCGCCGTGGACATTCGCAGCCTGCTCGTGGAGGGCCTCGGCCGGACGCAGGGGCCCGAGGTGCTGCAGGGCCTGCTCGAACAGGCCGGTGCGCTGCGGACCGCGGAGGCCGGCGGTGCGGCCCCGGCCGTCCTGAACTGGGCTCCGGAGGGCCCGGAGGGGTTGGAGGAGGCGCCGACGCTGTACCGGGAGGCGCAGGACTACTACCGGACCCCTCGGGGCGGACACGAACGGTCGACCAACGAGTGGCCGCTGCGCAGCATCGACCAGATCGCGCAGTTCGATCCGTACGCGATGATCGATCTGATCGCTCCGCGGCCGCTGCTGATGATCGTCGGGTCTGATGCGGACACCGCATACTTCAGCCGGGAAGCGGTCGAGAAGGCGGCCGAGCCGAAGGAACTGTTCGAGATCGACGGTGCCACCCACGTCTCGCTGTACGACCGCGACGAGCACGTGACCCCGGCGGTGGCCAAGCTGACCGACTTCTTCGGCAAGCACCTCGCCGGCTGA
- a CDS encoding SLC13 family permease, with protein MTHAVSVAVLVTVFVLATTTPVSLGVLAFAAAFLVGAVVSGVPPDDVVAHFPGDIFLIVVGVTLLFGIARANGTLDFLVSLLIGTVRGRRWAVLWAMFALGAVLMSLGAVLAVGMLAPIAMPIARRYRIDPLLMGVILAHGALGAAFSPITLYGGFVNGWLSRAGLPTDPLALYLIPLGLSFVIALAVFLIRGRGLLRGADRVDDGDGGDPPVRTAPAGAGDPLQAGAGTARTRVDALQGLTLLGLVGLLVGTAGFGVDVGVGSLCIATVLLLVAPQRHRTATDGIAWPAVLLVCGMLTFMGVLEQNGTLELLGNAAAGLGSPLLTAFVLCCTVAALSAVGSSIGTLGVVLPLAGPLLATGGVSTLAVVAALAFCTIVVDISPFSSNGVLVLASAEVDDRAAFQRQLLRYCVTMVLVAPPLGFVLVALTS; from the coding sequence ATGACCCACGCCGTCTCCGTGGCCGTGCTGGTGACCGTGTTCGTCCTGGCCACGACGACCCCGGTCAGTCTCGGGGTCCTCGCCTTCGCCGCGGCCTTCCTCGTGGGTGCCGTCGTCTCGGGCGTCCCGCCCGACGACGTCGTGGCGCATTTCCCCGGCGACATCTTCCTGATCGTCGTGGGGGTCACGCTGCTGTTCGGGATCGCCCGGGCCAACGGGACCCTGGACTTTCTCGTGTCCCTGCTGATCGGCACCGTGCGCGGGCGCCGCTGGGCGGTCCTCTGGGCGATGTTCGCCCTCGGGGCGGTGCTCATGTCGCTGGGCGCGGTCCTGGCGGTCGGCATGCTGGCGCCGATCGCGATGCCGATCGCCCGCAGGTACCGGATCGACCCGCTCCTGATGGGCGTGATCCTCGCCCACGGTGCCCTCGGTGCCGCGTTCTCCCCGATCACGCTCTACGGCGGGTTCGTCAACGGCTGGCTGAGCCGCGCCGGGCTCCCGACCGACCCGCTCGCGCTCTACCTGATCCCGCTGGGGCTCAGCTTCGTCATCGCACTGGCGGTGTTCCTGATCCGGGGCCGAGGTCTGCTCCGTGGTGCCGACCGGGTCGACGACGGGGACGGGGGCGACCCACCGGTGCGAACGGCACCGGCCGGTGCCGGCGACCCCCTGCAGGCCGGCGCCGGGACGGCCCGCACCCGCGTCGACGCGCTGCAGGGGCTCACGCTCCTCGGTCTCGTCGGGCTGCTGGTCGGCACCGCAGGGTTCGGCGTCGACGTCGGGGTCGGATCGCTGTGCATCGCCACCGTCCTCCTGCTCGTCGCACCGCAGCGCCACCGGACGGCGACCGACGGGATCGCCTGGCCCGCGGTCCTTCTGGTGTGCGGGATGCTCACCTTCATGGGCGTGCTCGAGCAGAACGGCACCCTGGAGTTGCTCGGGAACGCGGCCGCCGGCCTCGGCAGTCCCCTGCTGACCGCCTTCGTCCTCTGCTGCACGGTCGCCGCGCTCTCCGCCGTCGGCTCGTCGATCGGCACCCTCGGGGTCGTGCTCCCCCTGGCGGGCCCGCTGCTCGCCACCGGCGGCGTGAGCACGCTCGCCGTCGTCGCGGCCCTCGCGTTCTGCACGATCGTCGTCGACATCAGCCCGTTCTCGAGCAACGGCGTCCTGGTGCTGGCCAGCGCGGAGGTCGACGACCGGGCCGCGTTCCAGCGGCAGCTCCTCCGCTACTGCGTCACGATGGTGCTGGTGGCGCCGCCGCTCGGCTTCGTCCTCGTCGCGCTGACCTCGTGA